aaattaGACGTTTGCTTTTACTGAACATGAACAAAAAACTGGGAAAGAATTTATCCACCCTAGTGAATGGCTCATCCACTGATTGGATCACTCAGTGTTGTCAACCTTCTTATTTAAcacattaaaggaaaatatatccagaatcttaCCTGTTCTCACTTCTCACTTCCATAGCTACCTCTCTAGGCCAAGCCACTATCACTTCTTGCTTGGACTACTGGAGCAGTCTCCTAACCTGTCTCCCTGCTCTACCTTTGCACCCCTACTCTAATTATCCACATAGCAGCCTGAGTGATCACTGTACATTTTAGGTCAAGATCATGTCATACCTCTGTTCAAAACCCTCCAAAGGCTCCCATCTCATTATGAGTAAAGCTAAGCCCTCATGGCCTATAAGGCCCTACATGATCAGGGCCTCTAGTTAccctctctgatctcatctcctaCCACTTTCCCTTTACTCACCGAGTTCTGGCCAGAGTGGCCTCCTTGCTATGACTTGAAGATATCCAGCACGCTCTAGCCTGGGGGCTTTTCCACCTGATACTCTCTCTGATTCACGTATCTGCATAGCTGCTCCCCCACCTAAGGCGTCTACTCAAATGTCACATCAGAGATACCAGGTATAAACTAGCACTCTTCCCCCCACTTACCCTGCTTTATTCTTATTCGAAGTGCTTATTAGTATGTGCCTAATTATATGATTCTACAGTCTAGAAGGTAAGTTCCATGAAAGCAGAGCTGGTATCTGTTTTGGTACTGATTCCCCAGTGGctgaaacagtgcctggtactcagtattacttataaaatatcttgaacagggaattccctggcagtccagtggttaggacttgatgcttccgatgcagggggcacggttttgatccctggtcggggaactgagatcccgcatgccacacagcacccccccaaaaaaaatcttgAACAAACTTAAAGAAGGGACAAGACACTTCCATGATCAATGCACACTTACTATAATAGCGATTCTCAATCAGGGGGTAGAGCTCTCCACCTAGGAAGACAAATCAGGCTAGGGGGCAGGAAGCGTGGACTGTGCAGTGTGAAAAGGTCCATTAGGAGATTTTGATAACTTTCTTGCCCCatagtttgagaatcactgcaccAAATAGAGTGTTTTGCAACTATTTTCCATATAGAAAAATGAGAGTATTTACTATAAACTGTACAAAAGCAAATTACCAAATGCCAGTGTCCAATGTAAAGACTTACCCAAAGATGGATATCTCTACTATTCCACTGAGCTGTTCAGTGAGGGATTGCAGGTTACTTTTTTAGGGGGTGGGAAAAGCATGGCTTCagtaacaatgaaataaaattttttttctgtaataaatggGGCATAATTCCTGGAAGGACATTTAGAAAAGAGgctgttttctctcattttggcATATGGCTAGACAGCACATTAAATTACTGTGCCAAATTTACCTCTGTCTTAACCTGGAAATCTTTTATTGGTCTTTGCATGTGTTACAAGAAAAGTATGAGCCAGGGTTCCATGACCAGAAAGCAGCCACTGCTCTCATCATCTCCTGACACTAGTTTTCCGAGTGCTTTCCTCCCCATCCCTGCTGTCATCGGCTGACATGACTTCACGTGAAGCAGTCTTTGCAATGAGCACAATTCAAGTTTTGAAGAGGGAGCCACGTCTGACTCCAAGCTTCACAGTGCACTGTCCGTATGGTCTTGGGCAGGTaagtaacctctctgagcctcatctgcgATCAATCACTCAAGACTCCTAGTTCAGGTCAGCTGCTGTATTCCTACACTGGCTTCCCCGCCAAACTCATTAGTCAGGGGAATAGGGAGGGGACTTACTGGACGCATTCATTCGCCCGGCCTTTGTTCTGATATTCCACAATACAGCGGATCAACTGATCATTCTCCTCCAGGAGCTGAAAGATCAAAGGGTCAGTGCAGCACGACATCAGGACGGCGGGGACAactgcctccttcccccacccccgccccaatgCCGGGATTTCCAGCCCCAGCGCCTCTGCTGACTTCATTCCCAGCTGACGGCAAGTCACCCTAGGCACACCAGTCTCAGCTGCTCACTCCAGGAAGCTTCCAGCACCCGTAGCACTTCGGGATCTCTGCTAAGATCGCTCTGCCCGCATTAGAGCTCACCCGCTGGATCGTCTCCTGATTGACTTCCGCCTTGCCTCTCAGCCAGTCCGGCACGAAGGCCACCGACATCCCGGGAAGCCAGGTTGGAAAGCGGCCTCACGCCTTGCAGACCCCCGCGCGTCTAGACCAGAGCTGACCAGCAGCCCTAGACGCCCTACAGCCGCAGCAAGGACCCACGATAAGTGGGCCTACGCTCTCGACGTTGATTGGGTCCTCCCACCTAGGGGGCGGGGAACAGGCGGAACGTCATTTGTGATTGGGCGCGCAAGAGCGATTCTCAGCGTCCTCCTCCGACCCCGCCCCTGGGGCTTCGGTGCTGTTTGTGGTTCTTTTGTGTTTGCGCAAGCTAGCCTCAGGGGTGGGGTCCGGCGTCAGCTCCTCGCCTTTTAGGCTTTGGGAGCTCTTTGCGGCAGCACcttccccagggtcacacagtaatCGAGGCTGGAACCTGGATATCTGGCTCCAAATCCATACCTCTTTCAACACCACTCTGGTGCCTCCAGGCCTGCGTCTGGAGCCTGAACCCTGGGCATTGCCTCCTGCCAAGCCAAACCCTGCAGGGCCAAGGAAAACACCGGTGTCAGCTTTACCCTTTGCTGAGGGAGAAACTCGCCTATAGGCCTCTTTTTCCTTTgggcccttcttttttttttttaaatcagatttacAACCCTAAAAAGCACTATTATtttccccaatttacagatgagaaaacagaggttaagtaacttgcccaagatctcatAGCTACTAAGGGCAAAGTCAGTACCTGAACAGAAGCAGTCtggctttaaaaattttgatctCAACCACTGCCCTGCACAGCCTATGCACCATACTGCGGAGGTGGTTTGCTGCAAGATAAAGGGAGGAAGCTGGGCCAACCTCTTGGGCCACAGTGTTACTGATGGCAACCACTAAAACTCTGAATTGGTTGTCTTCTCTTTTGTCTAGTCCATCCATGGTGAACATGGGAGCAAGGCTGGTTTTCTCTGTAGCAGAGAGTGAGAAGCAGCCACTTAATTTAGGAGGCAGATCTTGGAAGACTTTACTCCTCAAAAGGGGTATCAGGGCAATTCTGCCTTCTAGATCTTCATTTCCCTGAGTGGTGGCCCTGATCCAGAGCAGGCTCATCTGCTTTGCTGGGCTCTCCCTCCACAATTCCCTTACTCATCCCTCGGAGGAGGTTTCATCCCATTTAACAGAGGGCTAAGTGTGAGTGATAAATTAGCTATGGATCTGTACAGTTTGAGGTGATGTCTAATGGAGATGTTGAAGTTTGTGGCTGGCTGTTTGGCTGGAACTCAGGGCCAAGGACTGGGCTGGTGATGTAAACTTTGAGAAGAATCACTTGTGGAAACTGGCATCATCCTTGAAGCTACTCTGTCACCCTTTCACATCCAATTCATCACCAAGTCCTGTTGATCTTGCTCCTATATTTCTCTGCAGCCTGCCCAGTTCTTTTCCTCTTTACCACCCTTCCTGCCTAAGCTCCAGCTTCATCCTCTCTTGCCCAGTCAACTGCACTGGCATCCCAGCTGGTCCTACCACAGTTTCCATGAGCCTTCTCCACTTTGATCTTAACATCAGCAGCCAAAGTGAATTTTACAAAATGCAAATCCAATCAGTTTTCCCCTGTCCCAAACTCTACCATGGCCTCCAAGAGCCTATATGGTCTTACCTCTTCTTTGCTCTCTAGTAGCTCTCACTCTACTCCTTTACTCTCTAAACTCTGAATttcagccaaagcagtcttgaggaaaaaagcagagctggaggaatcagactccctgacttcagactatattacaaagctaatcaagacaatatggtactggcacaaaaacagaaatataggtcaatggaacaggatagaaagcccagagataaacccacacacctctggtcaactaatctatgacaaaggaggcaagggtatacaatggagaaaagacagtctcttcaataagtggtgctgggaaaactggacagctacatgtagaagaatgaaattagaacactctctgacaccatacacaaaagtaaactcaaaatatattagagacctaaatgtaaggccggacactataaaactcttagaggaaaacataggaagaacactctttgacataaatcacagcaagatcttttgtgatccacctcctagagtaatggaaataaaaacaaaaataaacaaatgggacctaatgaaacttaaaagcttttgcaaagcaaaggaaactacaaacaaaacgaaaagacaaccctcagaatgggagaaaatacttgcaaacgaatcaacggacaaaggattaatctccaaaatatataaacagctcatgcacctcaatattaaaaaaacaaacaacccttaaaaaaaaacaaaaaacaaacaaacaaaaaaacaacccaatccaaaaatgggcagaagacctaaatagacatttctccaaagaagacatacagatggccaagaagcacatgaaaagctgctcaacatcactaattattagagaaatgcaaatcaaaactacgaggtatcacctcacaccagttagaatgggcatcatcagaaaatctacaaacaacaaatgctggagagggtgtggagaaaagggaaccctcttgcactgttggtgggaatgtaaactgatacagccactatggagaacagtatggaggttccttaaaaaactaaaaatagaattaccacatgacccagcaatcccactactgggcatatacccagagaaaaccacaattcaaaaagacacatgcaccccaatgttcattgcagcactatttacaatagccaggacatggaagcaacctaaatgcccgtcgacagacgaatggataaagaagttgtggtacatatatacaatggaatattactcagccataaaagggaatgaaactggctcatttgtagagacgtggatggatctagagactgtcatacagagtgaagtaagtcagaaagagaaaaacaaatatcgtatgttaacgcatatatgtggaacctagaaaaatggtacagatgaaccgctttgcagggcagaaatagagacacatgtagagaacaaacgtatggacaccaaagggggaaagtggcgggggtggggtggggtggtgtgatgaattgggagattgggattgacatgtatacactaatatgtataaaattgataactaataagaacctgctgtataaaaaaataacta
This is a stretch of genomic DNA from Balaenoptera musculus isolate JJ_BM4_2016_0621 chromosome 11, mBalMus1.pri.v3, whole genome shotgun sequence. It encodes these proteins:
- the SS18L2 gene encoding SS18-like protein 2; the encoded protein is MSVAFVPDWLRGKAEVNQETIQRLLEENDQLIRCIVEYQNKGRANECVQYQHVLHRNLIYLATIADANPTSASKAME